Proteins encoded in a region of the Lepidochelys kempii isolate rLepKem1 chromosome 22, rLepKem1.hap2, whole genome shotgun sequence genome:
- the LOC140901629 gene encoding transmembrane protein 45B-like: MANFKGHALPGSFFLLFGIWWSVKYPLRYFSEKVNKKSHRNHCFQRLDVIEGVVKIIFALIGMLAEQFVPDGPHLYLYSGEERSWVKLMNWQHTTMYLFYGLSGVVDVLTYSPLKVPLGLDRLMLSVAVFVEGFLFYYHVLHRPMLDKHIHSLLLIAVFGGAFSILLEVFLRDNIVLELFRASLTILQGTWFWQIGFVLFPPRGGPAWNEDDHDNIMFVTMCFFWHYAAAILIMIANYALTYCCIQRCKRNNGEIDIGLEVRKQKRDKSSHVALLNGSDEE; this comes from the exons ATGGCAAATTTCAAAGGTCATGCTCTCCCAGGCAGTTTCTTCCTGCTCTTTGGCATCTGGTGGTCTGTGAAATACCCCCTGAGGTACTTCAGCGAGAAGGTGAATAAAAAGTCCCATAGAAACCACTGTTTCCAACGCCTGGATGTCATTGAAGGAGTGGTCAAAATCATCTTTGCCCTGATAG GAATGCTGGCTGAGCAGTTTGTTCCCGATGGCCCCCACTTGTATCTCTACAGTGGCGAGGAACGCAGCTGGGTGAAGTTGATGAACTGGCAGCACACGACCATGTACCTGTTCTATGGACTCTCAGGTGTGGTGGATGTGCTCACTTACTCCCCGCTCAAGGTGCCCCTTGGACTGGATCGTCTTATGCTGTCGGTGGCTGTGTTTGTTGAAG GTTTTCTCTTTTATTATCACGTCCTTCACCGCCCCATGCTAGATAAGCACATCCACTCCCTGCTGCTCATTGCCGTGTTCGGTGGGGCCTTCAGCATCCTGCTGGAAGTCTTCCTCCGCGACAACATTGTCTTGGAGCTCTTCAGGGCTAGCCTCACCATCCTGCAGGGAACCTGGTTCTGGCAG ATTGGATTTGTGTTGTTCCCACCACGGGGAGGCCCAGCCTGGAATGAGGATGACCATGACAACATCATGTTTGTCACCATGTGCTTCTTCTGGCACTACGCGGCTGCTATTCTCATTATGATTGCCAACTACGCTCTCACTTACTG CTGCATTCAAAGATGTAAGAGAAACAATGGAGAAATAGATATTGGACTTGAGGTTCGGAAGCAGAAAAGAGACAAAAGCTCCCATGTTGCCCTCTTAAATGGATCGGATGAGGAATGA